CCGAGAGTTTCGGCCTCCGGGGTTTTCCCCTGCGGACCGCGGATTCGGTCCTCCTCGCGACCCTGGAGGAGGCCGCCAAGTTGGCCGCGGTGGTGCGCCGCGAGAAGGAATGGCTGCTGCGCCAGCAGGTCTTCATCGACTCCAACCGCGAGGGAGTCCTGATCCTGGACGACCAGGGCCGCCTGCTGCAATCCAACCAGCTGGTCCACCTGGACCCCGCCGCGGAGAGCGCGTTGTTCACGGAAGACGGGGGCTCGCGGCGGCTCAAGGACGGCGATATCCTGGAGGCGGTGCGCGCGGGAGGGACCTGGAGCGGCATGGTTCAGGCCGACGGCGGGGACTCGGAATACCTTTGCCGGGTGCATCCGGTGGCCCGCGAGGGTCAGAATTTCGGGGCAGTGGTTCTTCTGGAGCCCTGCCCGGGCCAGGACCAGGACCGGCGGCGCGACGTCTTCCAAAAGGGACTGGTGGCCCAGCACCGTTTCGAGGACATCATCCACGACGGCCCGGCCATGCGTGACCTCATCGAGCGGGCCCGCAAGTACGCCGCCGCCGACTCCACCGTGCTCATCCTGGGCGAGTGCGGCACGGGCAAGGAACTCATCGCCCAGAGCCTGCACAACGCCAGCCGCCGCCGCCACGGACCCTTCGTGGCCGTGAACTGCTCGGCCCTGCCCGAGCATCTGCTGGAGAGCGAGCTCTTCGGCTATAGCGACGGCGCGTTCACCGGAGCGCGCAGGGGCGGCAAGAAGGGGCTTTTCGAACTGGCCGAGGGCGGGACCATCTTCCTGGACGAGATCGGCGAGATGGCTCTGCCCATGCAGGTCAAGCTCCTGCGCGTGCTGGAGGAGCGCCAGATCATGCGCCTCGGCGGAGAACGGCTGTTGCCCGTGGACCTGCGCGTGCTCTGCGCCACCAACCGCGACCTGGCGCGCATGGCGGGCGAGGGCCGCTTCCGCCAGGATCTCTACTTCCGGATCAACGTCCTGCGCCTGACCTTGCCGCCGCTGCGCGGGCGGGGGGAATGCCTGGAGGCCCTCGTGCGGTATTACGGGCGGGAATTGAGCCGCCATCTGGGCTGCCCACCACCGGACCTGGGCGAGGACGCCTGGGAGGTCTTGCGCGGCTATTCCTACCCGGGCAACGTACGCGAGATGAAGAGCATCCTGGAACGGATCATGGTCGACTGCTGGGGCCGCCGGGTCACCCGCGAGGACATCCTCAAGAATATTGAAAGCCCGCCGGGACAGCCCCTGGCGGAGCCGTCCCGGCGGGAGGACGACGCGGTCTTGCGGCGCGAAGAGATGCGCCTCATTCGGCGGACCCTGGACGAATGCGGCGGAAACCGTTCCGAAACGGCCCGTCGCCTGGGCATCAGCACCACCACCCTCTGGCGGCGGCTGAGCGGCGGTCCCAGGCAGTAGTCAATCCCGCTTCATGGGCTCCCGCGCGAGCAGGGCTCCGGCCAATCCGGCCAGGGCCACCCCGATGTACAGCAGACAGGACAGGGAATAGGCCCCGGCGGTGAAGCCGCCCGAGGCGGTCCGCCCCTGGCTTTCCAGAATCCAGCCGGTGAGCGGCTGGAACAGGGAGACTCCGAAGGACGGGAAGGTGTTCAGGAGCCCGCCGCCCGTGCCCGTGGCCTTGTCGCCGAAGAGGTCGCGCACCGAGGCGAATCCCACGGAGAGCGAGCCCATGCCGAAGGCCGCCAGGCCGAAGAACCAGAGATAGAGCGCCCAGAGCGGCAGGGCGGCTCCCCAGAGAGCCAGGGCGGCGAAGAGCGCGGCCAGGCAGAAGGAGTTGAGCAGCATCACCGGCCGCCGGGCCCGGAAGACCGAGTCCGAGAGCCAACCGGCCAGCGGTCCGCCCGCCAGCATGCCCAGGCCCATCATGGTCAGCACCGAACCCGCCTGGCCCCTGCTCAGGCCGTGCACATCCATGAGGAATGGGCCGCCCCAGAGCCCGCCGAAGCTCATGTGGATGCCGAACTGGCAGAAAAACCACAGGGCGATGAACCAGAAGTCGCGACTGGCGCAGATGGTCCGCACGGAATGCCAGAGCTCGGCGGCTCCCGCGCGCTGCGCGCCGTTTTCCCGTCCCATGCCCACAGGCGAGGGCAGGCCCATCTCTTCCGGCGAGTCGCGGACCCAGAGCCAGAGCGCGACGGCGAGGATCACCCCGGCGCCGCCGCTCAGAAGCAGCCCCGCGCGCCATCCAACCAGGGAGCAGAGCTGCGCCATGGGGCCGGAGCCCAGGATGAGGCCCACGCCGCCCATGCCCAGGTAGATGCCGCTCATGCGCGCGAAGGTCTGCGGCGGGAACCAGCGGCTGATGAGCTTGATTCCGCAGATGAAGACCACGGAGAGGCCGAAGCCCATGAGGGCCCGGCCGATGGTCAGGCCGGCGACGGATCCGGCCATGCCGAAGATGACCGCTCCGGCTCCGGCGAGGAAGAAGAACAGCGGCAGGGTGCGCCGGGGGCCGAGGGAGTCGGCCAGCAGCCCGCTGGGCAGCTGCATGGCCCCGAAGGTGAAGAAGAAGACCGAGGCCAGGGCTCCCATGGCCGGGGCTCCGATCCGCATCTCGCGCATGATGTCCAGGGCCATGACCGCGGGGCTGACCCGGTGGAAGGGTACGAAGAGGTAGGCCAGGCAGAGCAGGAGGAAGATGAGCAGCGCTTGGCGCGTAAGCTGTTTTTCAGACATGGACGGGTCCTTCTATTCAGGAGTTGCAGGCGGCGCGTCGGCCGTCCAGGGAGTACAGGGCGAGCCCGGCCCAGATGCAGCCGAATCCGAAGGCCCGGGCCGGGGTCACGATTTCGCCGAAGGCGTAGACGCCGAGCAGAAAGGAGACCGAGGGCATGACGTACTGGAGGATGCCCAGGGTGGTCATGCGCGCACGGTGCAGCCCGAAGTTGTAGAGGATCTGGGTCAGGGCGGTGATGACGCCCGCGCCCACCAGGAGCAGGTCCATGCGCAGGTCGCCCTGGCCCATGGAGGACTGCCCCTGGGAGATGAGCCAGGCCATGTAGGCTCCGAGCACGGGCAGGGTGAAGGCCAGCTCCAGGGCGAGACCGGCCGTGGCTCCT
The window above is part of the Desulfovibrio aminophilus genome. Proteins encoded here:
- a CDS encoding sigma-54-dependent Fis family transcriptional regulator; protein product: MVSDIAVIAPDVDLMAQFAKIRRETVIDFALAKGLFEEAIDVAREQVALGAKVLISRGETTVQIRSAINAPVVDIPITVHDVIPLIDQARNHSRRIAVIGFGEIVKAARVAAPILSVELSIFQLRSTKEIPGVVARVREMGITVVVGNPQSVALAESFGLRGFPLRTADSVLLATLEEAAKLAAVVRREKEWLLRQQVFIDSNREGVLILDDQGRLLQSNQLVHLDPAAESALFTEDGGSRRLKDGDILEAVRAGGTWSGMVQADGGDSEYLCRVHPVAREGQNFGAVVLLEPCPGQDQDRRRDVFQKGLVAQHRFEDIIHDGPAMRDLIERARKYAAADSTVLILGECGTGKELIAQSLHNASRRRHGPFVAVNCSALPEHLLESELFGYSDGAFTGARRGGKKGLFELAEGGTIFLDEIGEMALPMQVKLLRVLEERQIMRLGGERLLPVDLRVLCATNRDLARMAGEGRFRQDLYFRINVLRLTLPPLRGRGECLEALVRYYGRELSRHLGCPPPDLGEDAWEVLRGYSYPGNVREMKSILERIMVDCWGRRVTREDILKNIESPPGQPLAEPSRREDDAVLRREEMRLIRRTLDECGGNRSETARRLGISTTTLWRRLSGGPRQ
- a CDS encoding MFS transporter is translated as MSEKQLTRQALLIFLLLCLAYLFVPFHRVSPAVMALDIMREMRIGAPAMGALASVFFFTFGAMQLPSGLLADSLGPRRTLPLFFFLAGAGAVIFGMAGSVAGLTIGRALMGFGLSVVFICGIKLISRWFPPQTFARMSGIYLGMGGVGLILGSGPMAQLCSLVGWRAGLLLSGGAGVILAVALWLWVRDSPEEMGLPSPVGMGRENGAQRAGAAELWHSVRTICASRDFWFIALWFFCQFGIHMSFGGLWGGPFLMDVHGLSRGQAGSVLTMMGLGMLAGGPLAGWLSDSVFRARRPVMLLNSFCLAALFAALALWGAALPLWALYLWFFGLAAFGMGSLSVGFASVRDLFGDKATGTGGGLLNTFPSFGVSLFQPLTGWILESQGRTASGGFTAGAYSLSCLLYIGVALAGLAGALLAREPMKRD